The DNA region ATCAACTCATGCAGCCATTTGACAAAAAATTGTGAGTTGGTTGGTTCAGGAGTTTTTGAGTTCAAGGTGAGTCAGGAGGAAGGTTTAATAACTGGCTAAACAGTCAAGGGTGGATGGGCAAGGGTTTTTGGCTGGGAATGCCAATCGCGCGAGGATAAGTTGGAGGGGTGGCTGCCACCTTTCGGAGATACAGACAGGTGCGATCGCTGTGGGAAATCGGGGTGACAAATTGATCCACCTGTTCTACAGTGCCACCTAGCAAGTCTACGGCTTGATCGAGTTGAGCATTTTCCTCCGGAGTCCACTGGCCGCGATAGAGCACAGCAACCCCTCCGATCTTAAGCAAGGGTAAGGCATACTCTGCACAAACTGGAGCCGTCGCTACTGCTCGAATCAGGGCCAGATCAAAGGTTTCCCGGTAGGTTAAAGATTGGCCTACTGGTTCTGCTCGTTCAACAAGCGTCTGAACATTGGAGAGCTTCAGGGCTGCCAGCAGATACTTCAGAAACTCAATTTTCTTGCGAGTCGAATCTAATACAGTGACCGTCCAGGTGGGTTGGGCGATCGCGACGGGAAGCCCAGGAAATCCGGCTCCAGTGCCAATGTCAATCACCGAGAGATGGGAAGAATTTTGAATTTTGAATTTTGAATTTTGAATTTTGGATCCATCCTCGACTCCATCAGCATTTTGTAGCCAGGGTTGAATGCCGCGCAGGGAATCCCACAGGTGCTTCTCCCAAAAATCGATGGGGTCGGTGATGCGGGTCAAATTTAACTGGCGATTCCCTTCCAGAATGCCTGTATAGAGTTGCTGAAACTGGCTTTGCTGACGAGCATCGGGCTGCCAGGATAGGGTACTCAACCAGCGATCGGGACAGTTGGGCAGATGAGGCGCATCAGCAGGAAGAGTCATGTTGCAATCAGGGGTTGGTTTTTGCTGGCTTTTAAGCGTTCTGGAGAAACGGCAGAGAGTTCGCCGTGGCTGAGTATCCAGCATTGGTCAGCAATATCCACCAACTCACTCGCATCGTGGGAAACTACCAGCAAACTCCAGTGGGTTTTCAGTTTGGCCAGCAGATTTACCAGTTGCCGTCGCATCGACCAATCCAGGCCAGCCGTTGGTTCATCCAGTAACAGCAGATGCGGCTGTCGGATCAGTTGTACGGCCAGAGCCAGTCGCCGTTGCTGCCCACCACTCAGGGATTGAGGAGATGTACTGAGGGCTAAATGTTCCAGTCCCACTTCAGTAAGAGCTTGTTGGATGCGATCGCGGGTCAGTTCAGGGTGGCCCAACCGCAACTCTTCCAGAATGGTGCCACCGCAGAAATGCCGTTCGGGAAACTGAAACACCAGCCCACTCAGTTGTTGCAAGTGGAGTGGGGTCAATTCCTGTTCTCGCCAATAAATATCCCCCTGAGTCTTCTCTGCTAACCCAGCCAGAATTTCTAACAGGGTGCTTTTGCCCGATCCACTGGGGCCAATGATCAATGTCAGTTGCTTGGGGGCGACCTGTAAATTAATCCCTTTCAGAATTGGGGTGTGGCTGGCAGTGGGGTGATAAGTCAGATTTTTCAGATGTAGCATTCAAAATAATCTCAGAGGAGCGATCGCAGGCAAGCAGAGCAGTCGGAACTCTTGGCCTCTGGAAAGCGTCAGATGCTTTGCCTCCAGCAATATGTTTTCCCATTATGCCCAACGCCTGCTCGCATGACCATTAGCTGCTGAATCTGGACTGGGCATTGCCAGGAAATCAGCGATAGGATAGAAGCCAATTACCGGAATACCTGCTATGACTGACTGGTTAACCCCTTCTCAAAAACCTCCTGCCCAAGCCGCTTTCAGGTCGGCTGCCCGGATTGTTAGTGCGGCGATCGTGGCCTTCGGGTTATGGTCAGGTTCTGTTCTGGCCAAAGATCCCTTTCGCACGACAGATGCAAGGCCAATCAACGAAAATACCCAAAAAGCATTTGAAGCCTTTTTCAAACAAGGCGATTATAAATCGG from Leptodesmis sichuanensis A121 includes:
- a CDS encoding ABC transporter ATP-binding protein — encoded protein: MLHLKNLTYHPTASHTPILKGINLQVAPKQLTLIIGPSGSGKSTLLEILAGLAEKTQGDIYWREQELTPLHLQQLSGLVFQFPERHFCGGTILEELRLGHPELTRDRIQQALTEVGLEHLALSTSPQSLSGGQQRRLALAVQLIRQPHLLLLDEPTAGLDWSMRRQLVNLLAKLKTHWSLLVVSHDASELVDIADQCWILSHGELSAVSPERLKASKNQPLIAT
- the rsmG gene encoding 16S rRNA (guanine(527)-N(7))-methyltransferase RsmG, whose translation is MTLPADAPHLPNCPDRWLSTLSWQPDARQQSQFQQLYTGILEGNRQLNLTRITDPIDFWEKHLWDSLRGIQPWLQNADGVEDGSKIQNSKFKIQNSSHLSVIDIGTGAGFPGLPVAIAQPTWTVTVLDSTRKKIEFLKYLLAALKLSNVQTLVERAEPVGQSLTYRETFDLALIRAVATAPVCAEYALPLLKIGGVAVLYRGQWTPEENAQLDQAVDLLGGTVEQVDQFVTPISHSDRTCLYLRKVAATPPTYPRAIGIPSQKPLPIHP